A segment of the Anaerolineae bacterium genome:
CATCGAACAGGCCCGTGCTGAAGCCTTCGCCGAGCATCTGCGCTTCCTTCAGCGGCTGGATCACGAATTCAAGAATCCGCTAACTGCGCTGCGAGCGGGCCTGGGCACCCTGGCCCTGACGCTTCCCAACGAAAGCCAGCAGCAGATCGTCCGGACGCTGGACATGGAAGCACAACGACTGAGCCGTCTGGTCGCCGATCTGCGCAAACTGGCCGAACTGGAAAGGCTGCCCCCGGAGTTCCAAGAGTTTTCGGTAGGGGATTTTTACGCGGAGATCAGCGAGCTTGGTCGTGAACGGCCCGAATTGCGCGACCGCCAGTACATTCTCTACCTGGCACCAGAAGCAGCGAACCTCCGGCTGGTGGGCGACCCGGATCTGCTGCTTCTGGCGGTGCACAACCTGCTGGATAACGCCTGCAAGTATACTGTCCCCGGCGACCGGATTGAGTTGCGTATCTTCCCGGTTGAGGACAGTCTAGTCATCCGGATGACTGATACCGGGATTGGCATCCCTGAAGCGGAAGTGCCGCTGGTATGGGAAGAGTTGTATCGCGGCGGGAACACCCACGATATTCCCGGTAACGGCATTGGGCTGGCGCTGATCAAGACCATTATCGAACAGCATCAGGGCAGCGTGAGCCTGGACAGCCAGATCGGCCAGGGGACAACCGTCACTCTTTACCTGCCACTGGCCTAGGTCACCGGCAGCCGGTGTTTCGAATCTGATACGCCATGTATCGAGATTCGAACGCGGACATCACAGCCGTTGAATACCCATCTGGTACACTGCAAGTATCAAAACGAGGCTGGTGATGTTCCTGACAGGAGAAGCTATGAATATCAAGACAGGGTTACGGGTGCTAATTGCGCTGGCCGTCATCGTCGCTGTAGTCTACTGGGCGGTCGATTCGACGCGCAGCAGAACCTATACCGGGGACGAGATCAGTTTCAACATGGGCAGTGGGAGCGTTGTTATCAGCCATTCGGCTGAGGAAGCGGCGCTGGCGCGGTTCTCCACCACTGGCGTGCGCGGTACGTTTGCCATTGCCAGCAATGCCCTGGAGGTCTCCGTCAGTTCCACCCGGCAGGGCACCGGAGCCAGCGCGGTCAATACCGTTGAGCTGGAAGTGCCTCCGGGAACCGCGGATGTACGGGTGACACGTGGTACAGACGTGAATCTCACGCTCGAAGGGGCTAAGGCGGCAACAGTGATCTTCACCCCACAGAGTGAAGAGGCTACGCGCACCACCTATATCGCGGCTGCCATCGTCATCCTGGTTGCCCTGTTCTATATCTCGCGTACCTTCAACCACGGTTGGATCGGCTGGCTACGGCGGCGGGGCCAGGTCAAGACCATTGGCGACACGGAACAGGCGTCCACCTGAACGAGGGCCTGACGGTCTCCGCAACCGCAAACAGACACATGGGAAGGCCGGCGATCCATCCGGCCTTTCTTTCACCCCCCACCGGACGCTCCATAGCAGGATTATAATGGCAGACGCCCGGCTAAGATGAACGCCACAACCAACATGGGGCAGACCACAAATGAGACGTAAATTCACCCTTTACGAGATATTTGACCGCCTGCTGGTACTGGTGCTGGGTCTCGTGATTATGGGAGTTGTCGTCCTGCTGGCCGTCTCAGTAGCCCGGCGTCCGACCCCGACGGTCGACCTGCAGGAAGGTGTTGAAGAACTGGCGGAGGCAGCAGCCGAGCTTCAACAGGCAGTGGACGCCCTACGCGCCAACACCGACGACCCGGCCATGGCCAGCGAACTAGGCGCCATTGAACAGCGACTGGACGTTGTAGACCGGCAACTGGAGCTGCTGCAACAGCAGGTCGACAACCCGGACCTGGAAGCAATAGACGTTGTGGAGGGAGAACTGCCGATATTGCCGGAAGAGGTTGAAGCTATCCAGAAAGACTTCAGCCACACGGTCACCGCTGCTTCCTGGCTGATCGGCAGCCTGAGTATTGCGACGGCAGTAGCCCTGGCCATCGTGCTGAATGAGCGGCGCCGCCGCCACAGGAGACGCCTGCCCCCCTTGCCTTTTCCCCCGCCAGCTTCGCCCAGTGACATGAGCGTTCCCCCTGCAACAGGGAACGACTCCGATTGATGGGTACCAGCCAGCGGGGCGCGGCGCGGTCGACCGCCACGCTGCGCCCCGTTCGCAGTCCCCGCCAGTGACCTAATACTCCAGCTTACTCTTCGTACTGATGCGCTTGCGGAAAACCCAGTACGTCCAGCCCTGATAGATCAACACGATCGGTACCAGGGTCAGGGCCACGACCGTCATCACCTGCAGCGTGTATTCGCTGGAGGAAGCGTTGTAGATCGTCAGGCTCCAGTCCGGGTTGAGGCTGGAGACCATCACCCGCGGGAACAGCCCGCGGAAGACGGTAATGACCGTCAGGGCGATGTGCAGGCACATCGTGAAGAAGCCCCAGCCAAAGCGTTTATCGTTGACCAGCCAGCCGGTTGCCAGCAGCGCCGCGCCGGAACCGATGGCTGTGATAGGCGGCACCACGCCCTGCGTCGTCAGCACATCCGTCTCAAAGTAGCCGAGGACGACCAGCAGGGCAACCAGAACGGTCAGGACAGGGCCGGCTTTCTTGGTCATGGCTTCCGCCCGCTCACGGACAGCGCCATCCGTCTTGAGCGCCAGGAAGATCGCGCCGTGTACCACAAAGGCGGCTACCGCCACTGCCCCGGCCAGCAACCCCAGCGGATTGAGCAGGGTCAGCAGATCGCCAGTGTAGATCATGTTCTCGTCGATCGGCACGCCGCGTACGATATTGGCCAGGGCCACCCCCCACAGCAATGCCGGCAGGAAGCTGCCAAGGAAGATGGCGCGATCCCACCACTGCCGCCAGCGCTTGCCGGGCTGTTTGCTGCGGAACTCAAAGGCCACGCCGCGCAGGATCAGAGCCAGCAGCATCAGCACCAGAGCCAGGTAAAACCCGCTGAAGAGCGTAGCATACCAGTGCGGGAAGGCGGCGAACATCGCCCCGCCAGCAGTGATCATCCAGACTTCGTTGCCATCCCACACCGGCCCGATGGTGTTGATGATCTGGCGGCGCTCACGATCGGTCTTGCCCAGAAAGGGTAGGAGCATCCCCACGCCGTAGTCAAACCCCTCCAGGATGAAGAAGCCGATGAACAGCACGGCAATCAACAGGAACCACAGGGCATTCAGCTCGATCATCTCATCCCCTCCTAGAAGGTCATCTCCACGGCTTCCAGAGCCGGATCCGCTTCATCCGCCTTGAAGAACACATGATCGGGCTTCATGGCGAAGTAACGCAGCAGGAAGATATCGATCGCCATCAGCGCACCATAGATCAGGGTGAAGGCGAGCAGGGAGAAAAGCAGCATGCCGGTTGTCACATTCGGGGAGACGGCTTCCTCCACCCGCTGCAGGCCAAAGACGATCCACGGTTGGCGGCCTACTTCAGTCAGGATCCAGCCGGCGGTATTGGCGATATAGGGCAGCAGGATCGCCAGCGGCGCCCAGCGCAGGAAGCGCCCGGCCCCTTCCAGCTTCCCGGCCCGGATCAGGTAGAAGGCATAGAGGCCCACAAGCAGCATCAGTACACCCGCGCCGACCATCGCCCGGAAGCTCCAGTAGTTGATGGCGATGGGGGGAATGTAGCTAACGCCCGCGCCATAGGCCTGTTCGTACTCCTGCTGCAGGTCCAGAAAGCCCTTCACCTCCCCATCCAGGCGGTTGTAGGAGAGGATGCTGAGCAGGTAGGGGATGCGGATCGAGAAGATTTCCTCACGTTCATCCAGGCTGCCAATGGTGAAAAGCGACAGGCCCGCCGGGTCTTCGCTCTGGAATAACCCTTCAGCGGCGGCCACCTTCATCGGCTGGGTGCGCACCATATGCTGCATCTGACTATGGCCAATAAAGATAACCGCGATCACGCCGATCAGGCCGTACACCGTGGCCCAGCGGAAGGACGTCCGGAAGACCTCCTGGTAGTTCTCGGTCTTACGCAGCAGATGCCAGGCGCTGATGCCCAGCACGAAGAAGGCGGCAGTAGTGAGGCCACTGGAGAAGACGTGGGGGAACTGCACCCAGACGTTGGGATTGGCCAGCAGGGCGAAGAAATCGGTCATCACCGCCCGACCACCCTCGATGGCGTAGCCAACTGGTTGCTGCATGAACGAGTTAGCGACCAGAATCCACAGCGCCGAAACATTGGAGCCGATCGCCACCAGCCAGATGGCCGCTGTGTGCGCCCACAGCGGCAGTTTATCCGCACCGAAGATCCACACGCCAAGGAAGATCGACTCCAGGAAGAAAGCCAGCAACGCTTCCACGGCCAGCGGCGCACCGAAGATATCGCCCATAAAGCGGGCGTACTCCGACCAGTTCATCCCGAACTGGAATTCCTGGACGATGCCTGTCACCACCCCCATGGCGAAGTTGATGGCAAACAGCTTGCCCCAGAAGCGGGCCATCTTCCAGTAGGTCTCATTGCCGGTGCGCCAGTAGACCGTCTGCGTGATGGCCACAAAGACGGAAAGGCCCAGCGTCAACGGGACAAAAAAGAAGTGGTAAACCGTCGTGATGGCAAATTGCAGCCGCGCAAGTGAGAGAGAATCCATATTGTCGCCTCCACAAATATCTCCCGCACAACCACACCTCAGCCGGCTTGCCGCACAACAAGAAAGGGCCTGCCCGGACGCCTGGAGGCAACGAAAGGGGAATGTGGCGCCGTGCGGCAAAATACCCCGGCTTTCACAGATTGATGGTAGCCTGTTATGTATTCTAGATCGCGTACTAAATCGCTCAACATTGTCGGAGTGCAGGGGCATGTGTGACGAATGTAACTAACGCGGGTCCGTGACCTGGTGGCCCCCGGAAAACAAACAGGGACGGCTGCTGGCGTCCCCTCACAACCAGCAACCGTCCCCAAGGCAGTCCCGGCAGGCCGGGCCAACCGGCGGCGTCCCCTCTTACGCCGGGGTGTGCCCGGCTCCGGCCAGGACCCGGAGTAAGTGGCAATATGGCGCGTATGGGCGACTCATCAGCGCCCCGCTCAGCGGGCGCCCTGCCAGCGCCGCTCTACCATGGCGGTATCGACGGGCGGGCGCTGCTCCGCTGCCTGGTGACGCTCGGTGCTGCGTGCCTGAAGCCACAGGCCGAAATCAGTAAGAGCGCGGCCCAGCAGGGCCAGCAGTGGCGTGTAGAACGGGCGGGCGCCGGCCTGGCGGCGCAGATCGTGCTTAAGCTTCTCTTCCAGAAGTCGGTCACGATACAAACGGGCATGATCTTCCGGTGGCAACAACATCATAGCGTTTCCCCTCTTTACCTGTGATTCTGTCCTAACCGTAAAGGATGGACGGACTGCAGTTCAGTCCGCGGCGAACGGTGCGTGGTGCTCGGCGGGGCGGGTTGCGCCCCTGGACGGTACATCCCGGTCGGGTCCCCTCTTGACCCCGACCGGCGCGAAGGTGCTACAGCTTCAAAAACTGGCGCAGAGCGGCCAGCGTATCGTCAATCCGGGCCGGGTTGAGCCGGTAGCATTTGGCGTTCTCCTGCCGCCGCTCGATCAGGTAGCCGCTGGCGCTGAGCTGGGTCAGGTGCCGGGAAGCGGCGGACTGGCTGAGCGACAGGCGGGTGATGATGTCCTGGGCGCACAGTTCGCCTTCCTCAGCGATCAGACCCAGGATGCGCAGGCGCGTTTCATCGGCCAGCGCCCCCAGGCGGACAAGCAACTCGGCCCGGCTGAGCGCGGACGAACTGGAGTGCATCCCGGCGGGCAGGCGAGCGCCAAAAGCCAGCCAGAGCGTTGTCCCATCGCTGAAAGTGCCCTGGTGAGGGCCGATGTGCGGCGATGGGATGAAGACAACGCGGGTATGCTCCTCAATGTAGCGGCGCAGCTTGTCCTCCAGCGGTGCACCAATGACATACTCGGCGGCGGCGGTCTTGTCCATGGCGCTGAGATCGACGCGACGGAAGGCTTCCACTGCCTCCTGCAACATCGGGCGGACGCGAGTCCACTCGGTGGCCAGGTAGTCATGCCACATCTGGCGCAGGTAGTCGACAATAGTCTTCCGCAGGCGCGGCGGATCGTTGAGCAGGGCATGAGCCTGCAACTCGAGCTCCGGGACGACGATCGCGCCAGGGAAGGCCGCCTGCAGAAAGGCTACGTAAGCGTCGGGGTCAGCCAGCAACGCAGCCGGGTCAGGCAATGTTTCCGGTGTATAGCTGCCCTTGCGGCAGGCGATGGTAAAGTACCGGTCCAGAAGCTGGTCGCGCAGGGCCTCGCCCGGCAGACTTTCCAGATGGTTGACATAAGCCGGGAAGCTGGGCCAGCTGCGGTCGGGATCGACGATGTAGTACAGGCCAATAAAAACCAGGCGGTGCAGGGCGATCTGCTCCGGCGTCATAGCGGCGGCCACGCGAGTTACCCAACCGTCCAGACCGATCAGGTCCTGCTCAGACATCTGCTCGCAGCACGTCCAGGTCAGCAGGCGTAGGCTGGTGATGGCATTGAAGGCCGGCTCCAGGCTGACGCTGAGCGTGGCGACTTCAGAAGTATGCAGAAACTCGGTGGTCTGGGGCATGGCGACGCGCTCCGCCGCGCGATCTCACTTGCGTACATTCCGGTCAATCTGCTTTACCCACTTAAACGGGTAAACTGCATTTATAGCGTACACCTGTTCGAATAGCCTGTCAAGATTCATCGCCTTTTCTCATCTAATTTTCATATTTCCTTCAGGACTTTCTCAGATGCTGGATGTATAGTTTTTGTTGATAATTTGTTTACCATATCTCGTCATTTTGCGGCGTGCGATTTCCCGCCCGCCGCCAGGGGGAAAACTGATGTCCAACCGCGAGATTCAAGTCACTAACCTGGTCAAGCGCTATGGCGACTTCACCGCCATCGACGGTGTATCCTTCCGCGTGGAAGCCGGGCAAATCTTCGGTTTCCTGGGGCCGAACGGCGCCGGCAAAAGCACCGCCGTCAAGATCATGACTACCCTGGCCCTGCCATCCGCGGGCGAAGTCCGCGTCGGCGGCTACGATGTGGTCAGCCAGGCCGGCCAGGTGCGCCAGATCGCCGGCGTCGCCCTGCAGGAAATCGGCCTCGACCCGCTGATGAAGGCTACCGAACTGCTGATCATGCAGGGCCAGCTCTTTGGGATGAGCCGCCAGCAGGCAGCAGCCCGCGCCCGGCAACTGCTGGAGATCGTCCGCCTGACCGACGCTGTGGAGAAGCGCGTTGGCAAGTACAGCGGCGGGATGCGCCGACGGCTTGACCTGGCCCTGGCGCTCGTCCACGAACCGGAGATCCTCTTCCTCGACGAGCCAACGACCGGCCTTGACCCGGCCAGCCGCCGCGATGTATGGGAGGAAGTGCGTCGTCTTAACCGTGAACTGGGCATGACCATCTTCCTGACCACCCAGTATTTGGAAGAAGCGGACGAACTGGCCGACCAGATCGCCATCATCGATCGGGGGCGGATCGCTGCCGCTGGCTCCCCCGCGGAGCTCAAAGCCCGGCTCAGCTCAGACGCGATCAACGTCACCTTTGGCGATGAGGCAGCCGTTGAGCAGGCCCGCACCGCCCTGGCTGACATGGCCGATCAGGTTCAGGTCGACCGCCGTGTGCTGCGTCTGTACCTCAACCGCGCGGCAGAGGCTGTTCCGGCAGTGGTACGACGGCTGGAGCAGGCTGGCCTGGAGCCGCAATCGCTGACGTTGACCCAACCTACACTGGATGATGTCTTCCTGGCGGTGACCGGCCAGCGCTTTCAGGCGGAAGAAAAAGCAGCCTGAGGCACCCTCTGCCGAACAGTCGACAGAACCTGCACATGTCAATGATACCTGGAGAACGAACCATGGCTGTGACAACAATGACCGGCGCCCGCCCGCAGGTGGGTGCCCCCCTGACCACCCCGCGCCTGCCCCTGCTGCGCCAGATCGCGCTACTGGCCTGGCGCAACCTGGTAACCATCTCCCGCACCCCGGAGGCTATCCTGCCGCCGGTAGCGATCAGCGTCTTTTTCCTGGTGATCTACCAGTCCACGCTGGGCGGGGCAGCCAGTTTTCTACCAGGCCTGGCAGGCAAGAGTTACCTGGGCTTTATCCTGCCGCTGTCGATCATCAGCTCGTCGCTGGCCGGGGCGGGCATTGCCGCCCAGAACCTGGTGCGCGATCTTTCCAGCGGCTACTTTGACAAGCTGCTGCTGACGCCGGTCAGCCGCGCCGCGCTGGTGCTGGGGCCGATCCTGGCCGGGGCGGTGATCCTGGGCCTGCAGGCGAGCATCGTCATCACCGTCGGCCTGCTGCTGGGCCTCCAGCCGGCGACCGGCCTGCCGGGCCTGCTGGCGGTGATCGGGCTGGCCGTGCTGCTGGGGACGGGCTTCGCTGGCTTCACCGTCTCCGCCGCGCTCGGCTCCGGCAGCGCCGCCGCCACTCAGGGCGCAGGCTTTATCTTTTTCCCGCTAACCTTCCTGACGGCCAGCTTTGTCCCGCTGGCCCTGTTGAGTGGCTGGCTGCGCACCGCCGCTGAACTGAACCCGATCACCTACGTGCTGGAAGCCATGCGCAGCCTGCTGCTCACCGGCTGGGATGGCGAGCTACTGCTGAAGGGTGTGGCGGCCACGTTGATCCTGGCGACGGCCATGTACGCCCTGGCCGGCTTTGCCCTGCGGACACGCACCCGCCGCAAGTAGAGGCCGGTCGCGCCATCCGCAGATGAACTCATACAGACGTCGGGCCGGGGAGTCACCCCCAACGCCCGGCGTCTTTTCGTCCCCCGGCCACAGATCGGCCCCAAAGCGGCCACACCTGTCGCCCCGTTCCACCGCGGCCTGCCCTACCCTGATGGGTGAGCACCATCTGGCCGGAAAGGAGGCTCCCCATGCCGGAATGGACGACGATGAGAACCTTGGTTACGGGCGACCTGGTCACCGAAGAGGATATGGCCGCCCTGCGCGGCAATCTGCACTATCTGCTTGACCCCAACAAGGTTCGCCTGATCCACAACAGCGGCAGCGGCTACACCACAACCAGCACCAGCTTTGTGGACATCGACAGCGCCAACCTGAGCATCACGCTACAGACGCACGGCGGGCCGGTGCTGGTCACCTTCGCCGCCAACGCCTACGCCAGTAACGCCAGCTACCGCGCCCGCTTTGATCTCAGCGTGGATGGGACGCGCTACACCGGAATGCCGCTCGGCCTGCTGCAGGCGTCCAACCTGGGCAACGATGTGACCGCTGCGACGCCGGTCGCTTTCGCCGTGCTGGTCACCGGCCTGGCAGCCGGGACGCACACCTTCCGCCCGCAGTGGTGTGTGACCAGCGGCAGCACGGTATCGCTGGTTTCGTACACGGCTTACAACGCGATCGCGCTGGCCGCTATTGAGCTGTAAGGAGCGCCCGAAATGCCGGACATGACAATCGAGAAAACGACCATCAATCCGGAAAGGCTCGATGCCGAACTGCGGGCGGCACTGGGGGAAGCCTGCCTGGGGCTGAGCTTCAGCGAGGGCCGGGTGCGTGTGCACCTGGCTGCAGCGCCCACGCCGCAACAGGCCGCGCTGGCCGCGGCCATCGTGCGCGATCACGACCCCGCTCGCCTGACCGGCGCCCAGCAGACCGCCCGTGAACGGGAGACATGGCCGGTATTCCGGCTAGACAGCGAAGCGC
Coding sequences within it:
- a CDS encoding HAMP domain-containing histidine kinase, translated to MSRKGWWLLLPLGLGLAGVMLLARVTLPGTGLFLSRDLDLLLILFSLSLAIFAAVVLIVKEVMEHLRQQSIEQARAEAFAEHLRFLQRLDHEFKNPLTALRAGLGTLALTLPNESQQQIVRTLDMEAQRLSRLVADLRKLAELERLPPEFQEFSVGDFYAEISELGRERPELRDRQYILYLAPEAANLRLVGDPDLLLLAVHNLLDNACKYTVPGDRIELRIFPVEDSLVIRMTDTGIGIPEAEVPLVWEELYRGGNTHDIPGNGIGLALIKTIIEQHQGSVSLDSQIGQGTTVTLYLPLA
- the cydB gene encoding cytochrome d ubiquinol oxidase subunit II codes for the protein MIELNALWFLLIAVLFIGFFILEGFDYGVGMLLPFLGKTDRERRQIINTIGPVWDGNEVWMITAGGAMFAAFPHWYATLFSGFYLALVLMLLALILRGVAFEFRSKQPGKRWRQWWDRAIFLGSFLPALLWGVALANIVRGVPIDENMIYTGDLLTLLNPLGLLAGAVAVAAFVVHGAIFLALKTDGAVRERAEAMTKKAGPVLTVLVALLVVLGYFETDVLTTQGVVPPITAIGSGAALLATGWLVNDKRFGWGFFTMCLHIALTVITVFRGLFPRVMVSSLNPDWSLTIYNASSSEYTLQVMTVVALTLVPIVLIYQGWTYWVFRKRISTKSKLEY
- a CDS encoding cytochrome ubiquinol oxidase subunit I, translating into MDSLSLARLQFAITTVYHFFFVPLTLGLSVFVAITQTVYWRTGNETYWKMARFWGKLFAINFAMGVVTGIVQEFQFGMNWSEYARFMGDIFGAPLAVEALLAFFLESIFLGVWIFGADKLPLWAHTAAIWLVAIGSNVSALWILVANSFMQQPVGYAIEGGRAVMTDFFALLANPNVWVQFPHVFSSGLTTAAFFVLGISAWHLLRKTENYQEVFRTSFRWATVYGLIGVIAVIFIGHSQMQHMVRTQPMKVAAAEGLFQSEDPAGLSLFTIGSLDEREEIFSIRIPYLLSILSYNRLDGEVKGFLDLQQEYEQAYGAGVSYIPPIAINYWSFRAMVGAGVLMLLVGLYAFYLIRAGKLEGAGRFLRWAPLAILLPYIANTAGWILTEVGRQPWIVFGLQRVEEAVSPNVTTGMLLFSLLAFTLIYGALMAIDIFLLRYFAMKPDHVFFKADEADPALEAVEMTF
- a CDS encoding metalloregulator ArsR/SmtB family transcription factor: MPQTTEFLHTSEVATLSVSLEPAFNAITSLRLLTWTCCEQMSEQDLIGLDGWVTRVAAAMTPEQIALHRLVFIGLYYIVDPDRSWPSFPAYVNHLESLPGEALRDQLLDRYFTIACRKGSYTPETLPDPAALLADPDAYVAFLQAAFPGAIVVPELELQAHALLNDPPRLRKTIVDYLRQMWHDYLATEWTRVRPMLQEAVEAFRRVDLSAMDKTAAAEYVIGAPLEDKLRRYIEEHTRVVFIPSPHIGPHQGTFSDGTTLWLAFGARLPAGMHSSSSALSRAELLVRLGALADETRLRILGLIAEEGELCAQDIITRLSLSQSAASRHLTQLSASGYLIERRQENAKCYRLNPARIDDTLAALRQFLKL
- a CDS encoding ATP-binding cassette domain-containing protein, translating into MSNREIQVTNLVKRYGDFTAIDGVSFRVEAGQIFGFLGPNGAGKSTAVKIMTTLALPSAGEVRVGGYDVVSQAGQVRQIAGVALQEIGLDPLMKATELLIMQGQLFGMSRQQAAARARQLLEIVRLTDAVEKRVGKYSGGMRRRLDLALALVHEPEILFLDEPTTGLDPASRRDVWEEVRRLNRELGMTIFLTTQYLEEADELADQIAIIDRGRIAAAGSPAELKARLSSDAINVTFGDEAAVEQARTALADMADQVQVDRRVLRLYLNRAAEAVPAVVRRLEQAGLEPQSLTLTQPTLDDVFLAVTGQRFQAEEKAA
- a CDS encoding ABC transporter permease — translated: MAVTTMTGARPQVGAPLTTPRLPLLRQIALLAWRNLVTISRTPEAILPPVAISVFFLVIYQSTLGGAASFLPGLAGKSYLGFILPLSIISSSLAGAGIAAQNLVRDLSSGYFDKLLLTPVSRAALVLGPILAGAVILGLQASIVITVGLLLGLQPATGLPGLLAVIGLAVLLGTGFAGFTVSAALGSGSAAATQGAGFIFFPLTFLTASFVPLALLSGWLRTAAELNPITYVLEAMRSLLLTGWDGELLLKGVAATLILATAMYALAGFALRTRTRRK